From Anastrepha obliqua isolate idAnaObli1 chromosome 3, idAnaObli1_1.0, whole genome shotgun sequence:
GAACCGATTTCCAAACGCTGTCCCAGCGGTACTGCTTTTAGTGGTGAAACTAATAAATGTGTGCCATGGATCGATTGGGTGTGGGTGCCGCCATGTCCTgaagttaattaatttgattttctacaTTTGGTACATTGGTTGGCTTTATGTATTTGAGGCAAACCCGAAGAActacttttttactatattaaataaaaaatgagtgatggaaatttttatttggataCTTACAATTTGTTCTGTTTAGTCGAAAAGATGATGTCCGTCAAGTGAATCAAATCGCATATTCCATCAGAACAGATTGTCAGCCTAACCTACGCTATTAGTCCTAATATCCGaaacataaatatatgaaacacttattttgtgatttaaggggttacatgggtttcgtcgagtaaaatttaataaaatttcttcagcaaaatttgttttcttagtGCCTTGCTACCAAAGATAAATGGGATAAGAAATCACTCTCAATACACTTTATTAGGCAGTACATGACAGataaacttataatgaaagctATTTAGATAACAGAAAAGGTAAAGTCGAAAAACGTATTCAGGATCGCAAATAATTTAGACATCGTCaaggaaaaattttagtaataaaaattgcGCTTGATATTAAAAAACGATCGAATATCGTTAGGTACAACATGGTGCGAgctacataataaaaaaattgaaaaaaaactggGGAGATGTTTTCTGCCAAAAAtgccaacaaaaaatgtagaaaaaaaaatattataaaattgttttccaaaattagAGCGGAAGTTGTTGAAAATCCAAtcacaacaaaaatttttttttctccaaaacttggacattttttttattttttagccaaaaaattattttcctgaaaagaaaaattatttgttttgttattttaagttaaatttgtatttatttttgttcaaaatttattattaaacatttttttctggcATTTTTGAACAACccctttaattttgaaaacaaaatttacaattttttttttgttaaaaaaattttatttttcaaacttaaaactTAAGTACTAATATTTTGAGGGACTTTTGATTGTTATTTGAGATACCTTAAACTGTTAGCCAGAAATTTGCTTACCAATCCGATTCTATTTGGAATTCTCTCAGTCACCATcaacttcattattttcaaaagagaatttctgTACTTGACCGAATTCTGATCTGTGCATTATGTGAACCAATCAACACTATAAGCTTCAGTATTTATGTATGACCCTATGACTCGCAGCGGCGCGCTTGCCTTTAGGTGCGGAAATAAGAAGTTTTCTAACAATGGATTATTTCTAAAGAAATAGAACTCGACAGAGTAGCACTTtagggtttgccattgtctgccgaagggctattaaaaaataaaaaaaatatgccatCATTCCATGTTTCATTTCGACAGTACACATCGAACGAACGGTTAGCGATATGAGAGTAATGCACAAATCCAACTGGTTATGGCGGCTGTAATACGAAGCAGCTTAAGGCCATACCGCAATTAGGTGACGAAAAATACCTGGAAGTTTTGGGCCCAATGCTCTACAAGTCATTGAAAGGCTCGGtatattaatgtttttaaaaattctagtcAATTGTTGGCGGAGTTTAATCAATCAAGATTTCAGTTTCAATTACTTTTTAGGATTTCAACTTTAAAGTAGAAATATTTTACGTCTTCACTGGCACATTAATAATCATAGAGCTCGTTTTAGTTAGCGTTTTCAATAAGTTATGGAAGTATAATAatatatcataaataaaaatatagtaaaatatcatttaaaaaaaatatcatttaattTGGCGaatgtttatgaaatttttaccatttgtCTTAATTCAGTTCCaaaattattgaacaacctCGTCTGTAAACTATTGATTTAAATATCAGCTCTTATTATTGATTGTGGCTTTAAACGAAATTATACTAATTAGCATTTAACAGCGCCTCCGGCCATTAGTTTGTACGAATATTCGCTGAGGCGTTTATGTCTCTGTGGCCAACCGCCCAGTGGCAACAACTCCACTCAACTGGCCTAAGCTCGATGCGCAGCAAACTACCTGCGGGCCATTTATGTTAGCAGCTTATTGACTCGCTACTATTACTACAAATTCCTCTACTACTAGCTGGCGACTATCAATTATCGATTACCAACAACTACTGAATAATTGCTAATAAGCGATAACAGCAACGAATACCGGGAGGGTGTACGAGTATACAAAGGTATCCAATGCTTAAgtgttgaaagaaaaatatagtcaggaaaatatatacataaatatgtatgtatatatgggacatacatgcacatacatatgcacatgtctGTGTATATGAAGAGAGGAAGATTACTATAATTGGCCGGTTGATGGCTATTTCCTTTTACTAATTGATTATTTAATAAGATTTAATGGCATATATTTTAAAGTGAGTGAGCTGAGCTTATTCTAAATTTTCCATTTAAGTTAAGTATTAACGCACAAGCGATACAGAGAAATTATGGACAAAGAAAAAGAGcaagtaaagcaaaaaaaaaaatgcgttaaCCATATCTAAAAAAGGGCCAAGTACAATTTGTATCCGTAGAATTCTTACCAACTTTATAGTTTTTGCATAACCTTCATTTAACGAACCAATTGCTATCTTTCACTACACTCGCCCAGCACTTTGAGTTTTATCAATTTCTGAAACTTTTACTAAATCAATCAAATGTCAACGCTAATTAAATGATAAAGCAAACTTCAAATCTAAACATTAGTCAGCAACCAATTGCAAATATTAAATGATTAGTTTCTGATAATTTTTGTATGCTTAAGCACTTGCATGTACACCTTTACAAgtacataacttttgaaaaaaatctttagtGCATGCGAATTCTTAATTAGCCCTTTTTGCCCCTCTCCAGCATGCAGCTGATAGCGATACTACCAGaagtatagaaaaaattttgtataaaagctACGAGAATGCAAGGAATTGTCATTCACTTTCTGCTTTTTCGACGTCTTCTCTCGAGCCTAAAACAGCAGTAGAATGAAATTTGGTATGTTGCAAGTttggtaaaaaatgtttatattttttaaaagatattATACTTCTAATGGTGCGaaaaagacaaaatttacaaaagttcTAACGGTTACTTCTGCCTTTCGtggaatgtaaaataaaaaaaaattaccattcgCTGCAAAAGTGATGAAAAAATCACtttgtaaatgaaaattttcaaatttttgtttttataattcaaagtttttgaaatcttatagtggaaaaaaattaaaattaaaaaaaaacatataaaacaaaattaaaaataaaataaaaacaaaaatttaaaagcaaataaatagaaataaaaaaattaaattaaaaaatattaaaaacattaaaataatattactaaaatttctttgaaaattgaaagtttttcaaatataataataaaaaagttttacaacttaaaaaaaaattaaaacatcaaaactaaaaaaacaaataagaaaaaatgtataagttgaaaactattaacaaaaattagaactatattaaaaaaatatacagacattaaaaaaaaattacaatattaaaaaaattttaaaactaaataaataataaattaaacttaaaactGAAACcgaaaatttatgaataatttaacttaaaaaaaatgtttaaatagcATTTTATAATAGGTGTGACCATCCTTTCCTCCCAGCATCCGAGAGGAAGTGTCTTTCTACGTcatatgtggtaaaaatgtatataaaattatcaaaaattttgagtgtcaaaaaatcacttaatcaagtaaacattttttttaattcaaaaaattttaaaaacacttttaaaattaaaacaaaaaaatttaaattaaaaaagaataaaaacgattaaaaactgaaaataaataaaaaaactttaaaaacttttaaaatatcaaaaattagtttaataaagTTGTGcattaacaaatattaaaacagtactaatataaaaaaaatgtaaaaaacatgtaaaaccaaatttaaaaagatatgtgtttaaaaaatcgtaaaacTTAAATAATTGATTAAACTCAAATAATTGCATCCAAATTTTGCTCCACAATTTATTAATAAtccaactttttaaataaaaaaatttaagtagccTTTTATAAAAAGCGTGGCCATCTTTTCTTACCAAAATTGGTAAAGAATTGCCTTTCTGCgccatttgtttataaaataatcgaaaattcTGAATAACGAAAAAATCACTTAAACGAAAATGTTTCAAGTCTAGCCGGGTAAGTTGACTTTTTGGCCCAAAATTTTGTGATGGAAATGATAAACTAAaagattttaattaaatgtaaaaacaaattcaaaaaaaattaataaagaaaaaaattatgttagattaaacaaaagttttaattaataCTAAATTAgacattcaaaattaaattttggcaaaaatcAGTGAATCgttagctaaataaaaaatttccaaaaaaaatataatagtatTTTATAGtacaaaaagtaattaaatttaaaaatgaaaattattacaaaaatataattttaaaacaaaaaaaaaataaacaaaaaattaaaactaaattaaactcttaaatctaaattttgttcgaaaattttgaataactcaaattaaaaacaaatgttgtttaaatagtattttacaataaaaaatggggGCCGCCATTGCTACCAAATTCCGTAAAGAAGTGACTGCCTTGTGCCCTTTGTAgtgaaaatatctataaaatggtaaaaaattctGCATGGAGGGAAGTTTAGCAACGCTTCAGGTGCAAATGTGAACACTGCATCTTTATTGAATAACCGGTAACTAACAATAACCCGAGAATAGGGGGCGGATTCCGTACGGAGTCTACTTTTGAAGCAAGCATCAAATTTAAACAGTAGGCAATATTAGGCTAAGAATCTTAAGAAAGCTGAAGAGTTCTAGGAAAATAGATTGGAATCTTCATGGAACATTTTTGAGACCAAGTTATCTTGTCTAATTCATACAACTCTTGTTCCACTGAAAGCGTAGACGATATCACCATTCGTTTGGAAAACTTCTGGAGAGGTTTTTCCTACTGAATAGTAAGCAAAAAACACATCAGCAGTCCACTGAATTAGCCCAGTAGTAATTAATTCTAGATTATTGGTTTCTACTATAAACTTTATCAGGTAAGCTTAGGAGCCATAATATTGGTTTCATTAAATGAAGTTTACCTGATAAAGTTTATATcagaaattacaaataaaaagttcttAGAGAGACAAACCGATAATCTAGAACAGACTTCTGCAGAGGCATGCTAAAAGCATTGCCAACAGTATCGAGCGCAAATCTATCCGTTGGAATTCTCACATCAAGTTCTTGTTTAAGCCAATTTATCGAAGGCCAATTTATCGCATCTCAAAAGATTCCGAGTAGTAAAATGTTTGGTTGTTATACAGAATGGATCGTAATaagattatataaatataaatctaaCTCATCACTACATGAATATAACACATATTTAATATTCtatttttcacttcatttccCCCAGTCTACGCTTTCGCCTTCCTGGCATTGGCCTTTGCCGTCTCAGTCCATGCAGAATGCGACCCTGATGGAGATGGAAAACCCACCTGCACTACTGCTAATGAGGGTGACATATCACGTAACTTCTGGGATCCAACTCGTTACTGGGTGTGTAAAGAAGGTGTTGCTACTTCGGTACGGTGTCCTGAGCAAACTGGTTTCTTGACCTCTGCTAAAGACTGCGTGCCATGGGGCCAATGGACCTGGGTACCACCATgcgattcttaattttttagtttgtagTATTTTCGATTCGGTCTATTGTTCagctctaaataaataaatatgtatataatgacAGCTTAAGAACTGTAGtaaattttctcattttaatttttaagaagtaGCCATGGCACGAGTACGCCCTTGTGGGCGAATGATGTCAGAATTATCTTATTCTCCTATTACTAGAACATGAACTTAAATGTGTTGTGTTTGTGGCAAAATACCCGAACTAGAATAAGGTGAGGAGGTCTAGTGTTATTTCTCAACTCAAAATAGTCAAATAgcaaatatttgctaaaaatgTCGTTAGGATTATAATATTTTAGGCGACCTTATCGCTTACTGTAGAAATTGGGTTTCCTAAGGCTTCAgtgagcaaatgaaaaaaattaaaatccttTTAGAGGACTAACTGAATGGCATATCATTTGCCACGGAAGTATTTTGTATGAGGTattgagagaaaaattttgcGGTCAATTTTTGACctttggcgacggcgaatatcgtaggcgacaGAACAATGAGCTGTGTACGCTTTACGACGGcacagacatagcgcagcgaatgaagatccagcggctacctTTGGTTGGGCCGTGttgtccgaatgaatacaaactctccggctctgaaagtattcgatgcggtatcagctggtggtagcaaaggaaggcctcctctgcgttggaaaaatgaGGTGTAGAaacacttggcttcacttggtttgctcaactggcgccggttatccCGAGAAAGAaccgactgacgcgctttgttaaactcggccgaaattgcgtaagcggttatcgcgccaatcaagaagaagaagttaatcatagaaaaaaaacagttaaaaaagtCGTAGATATATTTCGCATCATATCGGTTGTAAGGCTATGGGTGCCTAGCCAGAGAAGCAAGGTTCAATagtaatggttaatggttaatggtagtaaagggttaaggtatggccctttagcactgcgaccatattgatctattgtgcaccctatgctgtctattgactgttaagtatgcttatgaattgtaccagctccttctgagggagtggttgaaggtcttcatctgctAGCCAAGACTgctagctcttttagcgttgaaacttgggaactttttggagtgtctaagaccctctacgttgttccaatgctgatttaatagcgTTTTGGCCCAAGGGTTTAATAGTATCAGGGACAACAACAAATTCACCTCAATAATGCTCTACAAAGTTCGGAGCATACACCCATCGTCAATGACGCAGTgtggatgattttttttttaattgcactcCGCCACACTCGTTCGTTATTTGTGCACTGAGTAACATTTTTCTAtacgaaaaaaacaattttatgtgtAACAAcagcaagaatttttttttgtttttcacctaTCAAGATCATTTCATTCAATGTTGACTCTCAACACCTTTGGAGGTACAGACTTCGAATTCGCCGACCAACCGACCATACACCCGCCCGCCCGCCTAACTAGTACGAGTACCCACGCTCATTGTCTAACGGCCGCTGCAGCCAACTAACTGCCAAGCATTCCTATTCATCTGATCAATTGGCATTGATAGTGAGCACACGTCGAGTGGTGAACACTATTTGTAGACACTgttcgtatttatttattttcaggtGTTTATGGGTGTTCTACCGTACTTTTGAGAATatttgtgcacatacatatatacttgtgtAAATACGCTTTATAGTTCTATATTCGCATAGTTTACTGTATTCAGTTATCCTGAGCAAAATCTACATACAGTCGTACATACTTTTTCATGTAACGGCGTAACCCATTTTCggtacaaatttatataaaatcatgtttttttttggaatttttttttcaaaattctcctTTCTAGTTGTTCAAGGTGGAGATGCTGATAGTCAAGTTACAGCAGCTACTGTGCTTTACATTTGTGCACTTATATATGgaatatacatttatacatacattcacacttatccatacatacatatatatgtgcacaTTTGCGTAGGTAAATCTTCACAATTCACACCCAAACCTGATGTCTACCTGCGAAATTCAATGAAAAAGCAGATCGTCTTAATCTTAACAATAATcaggtattattttatttgaattgtcGCAGTTCAATGCTTTATCATTAACTTCGAGTTCAAAGCTCAATCTCCATAGCTTTCAAATGACATACgacatacatacacttgtgttcgaaataataggagcgcgaagaattaccaagttttagctttt
This genomic window contains:
- the LOC129242511 gene encoding uncharacterized protein LOC129242511 is translated as MKFVYAFAFLALAFAVSVHAECDPDGDGKPTCTTANEGDISRNFWDPTRYWVCKEGVATSVRCPEQTGFLTSAKDCVPWGQWTWVPPCDS